A genome region from Tolypothrix sp. PCC 7712 includes the following:
- a CDS encoding glycosyltransferase family 2 protein has product MPSPIVTLVVVPRERFSCTQASLESIYENTTIPFKLVYVDGNSPHKVHQYLETKAQEKNFTLISTDYYLSPNHARNIGLSYVDTKYLVFIDNDVIVSPGWLAALVNCAETTGATVVGPLMCEKQPIHQRVHFAGGESHIVIDIKGRRHLREKMYKQGHQVPELLPQLRRTETELAEFHCTLVRTEIFAEIGYLDEEMLNTKEHLDFCMTVRQAGGKIYFEPESLVTYVPGPPLEWSDLHFYMLRWSDAWTLGSLQRLRSKWNLSEDGYFQTKYKKLGVRRVATIIKPFVRLVSFGNENKRLKRLLKKLDRKFNRFLTDRYTKILPQRKLTLPSHIPQPQVSCGKPYAKV; this is encoded by the coding sequence ATGCCATCACCAATCGTTACTTTAGTTGTTGTACCCCGTGAGCGTTTTAGCTGTACGCAAGCATCATTAGAAAGCATTTACGAAAATACAACTATTCCTTTTAAATTAGTTTATGTTGATGGAAATTCGCCACATAAAGTCCATCAATATTTAGAAACCAAGGCACAAGAAAAGAATTTTACCTTAATTAGCACAGATTATTATCTTTCTCCCAACCATGCACGAAATATCGGTTTAAGCTATGTAGATACTAAATATTTAGTATTCATTGATAATGATGTCATCGTTTCTCCTGGTTGGTTAGCAGCCTTAGTTAATTGTGCAGAAACCACAGGCGCAACCGTTGTCGGCCCTTTAATGTGCGAAAAGCAACCTATACATCAAAGAGTACATTTTGCCGGGGGAGAAAGTCACATTGTCATTGATATTAAAGGCAGAAGACATCTGCGTGAGAAAATGTATAAACAAGGTCATCAAGTACCAGAATTACTTCCCCAACTGCGGCGAACGGAAACCGAATTGGCAGAGTTTCATTGCACTTTAGTTCGTACAGAAATATTTGCAGAAATCGGCTATTTAGATGAAGAGATGCTCAACACTAAAGAACACCTAGATTTTTGTATGACTGTCAGACAGGCAGGTGGTAAAATTTATTTTGAACCTGAAAGTTTAGTAACTTATGTACCAGGGCCTCCTCTAGAATGGAGTGATTTACACTTTTATATGCTGCGGTGGAGTGATGCTTGGACTTTAGGCAGTTTACAACGTCTCCGCAGCAAATGGAATTTATCCGAAGATGGCTATTTCCAAACCAAATACAAAAAATTAGGTGTGAGAAGAGTAGCGACAATTATTAAACCTTTTGTACGTTTAGTTAGCTTCGGGAATGAGAATAAGCGGCTAAAAAGATTATTGAAAAAATTAGATAGAAAATTCAATCGATTTCTCACTGACCGTTACACCAAAATACTACCGCAACGTAAACTTACATTACCATCTCATATACCCCAGCCTCAGGTATCTTGTGGGAAGCCCTACGCAAAGGTTTGA
- a CDS encoding colanic acid biosynthesis glycosyltransferase WcaL, translating to MKVAFILWRFPALSEAFILNQITGLIDRGHEVHIYPVNGLPKNYTGKMHPIVEEYKLMDCAYFPPLVPENITWRFFQGIGLLLQNMHRGSWKSLRFFQPGKYHYEVANLKTFYRLVPFLADGKYDIIHCQFGTLSPIALAYREAGIISGKLITTFRGIDISKYVQENGANVYDQLFREGEFFLANCKFFGDRAINLGCNPDKMVVHGSGLDCKKFAFKPRYFPSNGKVQIATTGRLVEKKGIEYAIRAVAKIAEIHPHIEYQIIGDGELKPHFEQLIAELNIGHIVKLLGWKQQKEIVEILDNAHIFIAPSVTAADGNQDAPVNTLKEAMAMGLPVISTLHGGIPELVADGVSGFLVPERDADAIASKLSYLIEHPQLWGKMGKAGRARVEEKYDMNKLNDELVAIYQQMLQPELPPQNLQQPTKELTHI from the coding sequence ATGAAGGTAGCATTTATTCTTTGGCGATTTCCGGCTTTGTCTGAGGCATTTATTTTAAATCAAATTACGGGGTTAATTGATCGGGGGCATGAGGTACATATTTATCCTGTGAATGGATTACCTAAAAATTATACGGGGAAGATGCATCCCATTGTTGAGGAATATAAGTTGATGGATTGTGCTTATTTTCCTCCGCTTGTGCCTGAGAATATTACTTGGCGATTTTTTCAAGGTATTGGGTTACTACTGCAAAATATGCATCGAGGTTCTTGGAAAAGTTTGCGGTTTTTTCAACCTGGAAAGTATCACTATGAGGTGGCAAATTTAAAAACCTTTTATCGCCTGGTGCCGTTTCTGGCAGATGGTAAATATGATATTATTCACTGTCAATTTGGTACTTTATCACCAATTGCCCTGGCGTATCGGGAGGCGGGGATAATTTCTGGTAAATTAATTACGACTTTTCGCGGTATTGATATTAGTAAGTATGTGCAGGAGAATGGTGCAAATGTTTATGATCAACTGTTTCGCGAAGGAGAATTTTTCTTAGCCAACTGCAAATTTTTTGGCGATCGCGCCATTAATTTAGGCTGTAATCCTGATAAAATGGTGGTGCATGGCTCTGGTTTAGATTGTAAAAAATTCGCTTTTAAACCGCGTTATTTTCCTAGCAATGGCAAAGTGCAGATTGCGACAACGGGAAGATTGGTAGAAAAGAAAGGTATTGAATATGCGATTCGTGCAGTTGCGAAAATAGCTGAGATTCACCCTCATATTGAATATCAAATTATTGGGGATGGGGAATTAAAGCCACATTTTGAACAACTAATTGCTGAATTAAATATCGGTCATATTGTCAAATTGTTGGGATGGAAACAACAAAAAGAGATTGTCGAAATTCTCGATAATGCTCATATTTTTATTGCGCCGAGTGTAACGGCTGCTGATGGGAATCAAGATGCGCCAGTGAATACCCTAAAAGAAGCGATGGCGATGGGTTTACCTGTGATTAGTACCCTACATGGCGGGATTCCAGAGTTAGTTGCAGATGGGGTTTCTGGCTTTTTAGTTCCCGAACGAGATGCAGATGCGATCGCTTCTAAATTATCCTATTTAATTGAGCATCCACAATTATGGGGAAAAATGGGTAAAGCTGGACGTGCCCGTGTGGAAGAAAAATATGATATGAATAAGCTCAATGATGAATTAGTCGCCATTTATCAACAAATGCTGCAGCCAGAATTACCGCCACAAAATCTGCAACAGCCAACTAAAGAATTAACTCACATCTAA
- the eboE gene encoding metabolite traffic protein EboE encodes MKITANSNFHLTYCSNIHPGESWAEVFANLKKYIPELKSRLSPEAAFGIGLRLADTAAKQLLAGENLAQFQAWLTEKDLYVFTLNGFPYGGFHRQFVKDQVYAPDWSNQERVEYTLNLTAILAALLPDGLDGGISTLPLSYKPWWSDKEEKKEIVFKTSCLNIAAVVAEMMRIQETTGKLLHIDLEPEPDGLIENTSEVIEFYQNWLLPIAGNYLAEQLDIEYSLAASKLLDHVRICYDTCHFSVEYEQPESVFARLASAGIKIGKMQISAAIQVKIPSEVEQRSLIVERLQPFAESTYLHQVIERRADGTLHHYPDLMTALPQLQQSQAEEWRTHFHVPIFIRDYQILQSTQDDIVTILHLLQQNHACQHLEIETYTWDVLPSAMKIDLLTSIQREYEWVLTNFSGN; translated from the coding sequence ATGAAAATTACCGCTAATAGCAACTTTCACCTAACTTATTGCTCAAATATCCATCCTGGTGAAAGTTGGGCAGAAGTTTTCGCCAATTTAAAAAAATATATTCCTGAACTCAAATCTCGTTTATCGCCTGAAGCAGCTTTTGGCATTGGTTTACGGTTAGCAGATACAGCCGCAAAGCAACTTTTAGCAGGTGAAAATTTAGCTCAGTTTCAAGCTTGGCTAACAGAAAAAGATTTATATGTTTTCACTTTAAATGGCTTTCCTTACGGAGGATTTCATCGCCAATTTGTTAAAGACCAAGTTTATGCACCAGATTGGTCAAATCAGGAACGAGTAGAGTATACATTAAATTTGACAGCAATTTTAGCGGCTTTATTACCTGATGGCTTAGATGGGGGAATTTCTACTTTACCTTTATCATATAAACCTTGGTGGTCAGATAAAGAAGAAAAAAAGGAGATAGTTTTCAAGACTAGCTGTCTGAATATTGCAGCAGTTGTTGCTGAAATGATGAGAATTCAGGAAACTACAGGTAAGTTATTGCACATTGATTTAGAACCTGAACCTGATGGGTTAATTGAAAATACTTCAGAAGTAATTGAATTTTATCAAAATTGGTTATTGCCTATAGCTGGTAATTATTTAGCTGAACAATTAGATATTGAGTATAGTTTAGCGGCAAGTAAATTGCTAGACCATGTAAGAATTTGCTATGACACTTGCCATTTTTCAGTAGAATATGAGCAACCTGAGTCTGTATTTGCACGCTTGGCATCAGCAGGAATTAAAATTGGCAAGATGCAAATTAGTGCTGCAATTCAAGTAAAGATACCATCTGAAGTTGAGCAACGCAGTTTAATAGTTGAGCGCTTACAACCTTTTGCTGAATCAACTTATTTGCACCAAGTCATAGAACGTCGTGCTGATGGAACGCTACATCATTATCCTGATTTAATGACGGCTTTACCGCAACTGCAGCAATCGCAAGCTGAAGAATGGCGCACTCATTTTCATGTGCCAATTTTCATTCGTGATTATCAAATTTTGCAGTCTACACAAGATGATATTGTGACAATTTTACATTTGTTGCAGCAAAATCATGCTTGTCAACATCTGGAGATTGAGACTTATACATGGGATGTATTGCCATCAGCAATGAAAATAGATTTGCTCACTTCTATTCAGCGAGAATATGAGTGGGTATTAACAAATTTTTCTGGTAATTAA
- a CDS encoding histidine phosphatase family protein, giving the protein MYFKLEKSTGTRVILLRHGESTFNALGLYQGSSDESVLTAIGRRDARITGKFLQKIAFDAAYISSLKRARETAKEIFAVMAVQPREILISDKLRENDLPIWQGLAFAYVRATFPEAYQVWKQRPHEFYIQIDGETKFYPALDLYQRVQEFWQEVLPKHLGQTLLVIAHGGTNRALISTALGISPAFYHCWQQSNCGISVLNFADGSLGSAKLEAMNLNHHLSWEREGRRRVFKRKVSQRFTLRGAEV; this is encoded by the coding sequence ATGTATTTTAAACTTGAAAAATCCACCGGAACTCGCGTGATTTTGCTACGCCACGGAGAAAGTACATTTAATGCTTTGGGTTTATATCAAGGAAGTAGTGATGAATCTGTATTAACAGCAATTGGGCGCAGGGATGCGAGAATTACAGGTAAGTTTTTACAAAAAATTGCCTTTGATGCTGCTTATATTAGTTCTTTAAAACGGGCGCGGGAAACTGCTAAGGAAATTTTTGCAGTTATGGCGGTACAGCCAAGGGAAATTTTGATCAGCGATAAATTACGCGAAAATGATTTACCAATTTGGCAAGGTTTGGCATTTGCATATGTACGCGCAACTTTCCCAGAAGCTTATCAAGTTTGGAAACAACGTCCTCATGAATTTTACATACAGATAGATGGGGAAACTAAGTTTTATCCGGCGTTGGATTTATATCAACGGGTACAGGAATTTTGGCAGGAAGTGTTACCAAAACATCTCGGGCAAACTTTATTGGTAATAGCGCATGGGGGAACAAATCGGGCGTTAATTAGCACGGCTTTGGGGATAAGTCCGGCGTTTTATCATTGTTGGCAACAGTCTAATTGTGGGATAAGTGTACTGAATTTTGCTGATGGTTCGTTAGGTTCAGCAAAATTAGAGGCGATGAATTTGAATCATCATCTGAGTTGGGAAAGGGAGGGGAGAAGGAGGGTTTTTAAACGCAAAGTATCGCAGAGGTTTACGCTAAGGGGCGCGGAGGTTTAA
- a CDS encoding alkaline phosphatase family protein gives MQKTVVLNVVGLTPSLLGENTPFLSAWAAKGQVVPITPVLPAVTCSVQATYLTGKLPDEHGIVANGWYFRDDCEIKFWRQSNKLVQSPKIWEMAKSIDPNFTCANLFWWYNMYSAADYAITPRPMYPADGRKLPDIYTYPANIRESIQSDLGQFPLFNFWGPNTSIISSQWIANSAQWVEERYSPTLTLVYLPHLDYCLQKFGQDKQQIQKDLQEIDAVCGDLINYYQARNTQVIILSEYGITPVSQAVDLNRILRKHGLIAVREELGRELLDPGASIAFAVADHQVAHVYVNDPAYIPKVRDLLESTAGVAQVLDEEGKKAYHLNHPRSGELVAIAQSDAWFTYYYWLDDAKAPDFARTVDIHRKPGYDPVELFLDPQLKFPQLKIASKLLQKKLGFRYLMDVIPVDASLVRGSHGCVSTSPSEGPMFISHQTHLMNENVIPATDVCSLILQHLTM, from the coding sequence ATGCAGAAAACAGTTGTTCTTAATGTTGTCGGCTTAACACCTAGTTTACTGGGAGAAAATACGCCATTTTTATCTGCTTGGGCTGCTAAAGGTCAAGTAGTACCAATTACGCCAGTATTACCTGCTGTAACTTGTTCTGTTCAAGCTACTTATTTAACGGGAAAATTACCTGATGAACATGGCATTGTTGCTAATGGTTGGTATTTTCGTGATGATTGTGAAATTAAATTCTGGCGACAGTCTAATAAATTAGTCCAGTCTCCTAAAATTTGGGAAATGGCTAAATCTATTGACCCTAATTTTACTTGTGCTAACCTTTTTTGGTGGTACAACATGTATTCTGCTGCAGATTATGCGATTACTCCGCGCCCCATGTATCCCGCAGATGGCAGAAAGTTACCTGATATTTATACATATCCTGCCAATATTCGTGAGTCAATTCAATCAGATTTAGGTCAGTTTCCACTGTTTAATTTTTGGGGGCCGAATACATCAATTATTTCTAGTCAATGGATTGCTAATTCTGCTCAGTGGGTTGAGGAACGCTATAGCCCGACATTAACATTAGTATATTTGCCACATTTAGATTATTGTTTACAAAAATTCGGTCAAGATAAACAGCAAATCCAAAAAGATTTACAAGAAATTGATGCTGTTTGTGGTGATTTAATTAATTATTATCAAGCCAGAAATACTCAAGTAATTATTCTTTCAGAATATGGCATTACCCCAGTATCTCAGGCGGTAGATTTGAACCGTATACTCAGGAAACATGGTTTAATTGCTGTTAGAGAAGAGTTAGGGCGAGAATTACTCGATCCAGGTGCTAGTATTGCTTTTGCTGTCGCTGATCATCAGGTAGCTCATGTATATGTTAACGATCCGGCGTATATTCCCAAAGTGCGCGATTTGCTAGAGTCAACTGCAGGGGTAGCGCAGGTATTGGATGAAGAAGGGAAAAAAGCTTACCATCTTAATCATCCTCGTTCTGGGGAGTTAGTTGCGATCGCACAATCTGATGCTTGGTTTACCTATTACTACTGGCTAGATGATGCTAAAGCACCTGATTTTGCTAGAACTGTGGATATTCACCGCAAGCCAGGTTACGATCCTGTAGAGCTTTTCCTTGATCCGCAGCTAAAATTTCCTCAACTCAAAATTGCTTCTAAGCTGTTGCAGAAAAAATTAGGTTTTCGCTACTTGATGGATGTCATTCCTGTTGATGCTTCTTTAGTGCGTGGTTCTCACGGTTGTGTGAGTACTTCTCCCAGCGAGGGGCCGATGTTTATTAGCCATCAAACTCACCTCATGAATGAAAACGTAATTCCTGCAACAGATGTTTGTTCTTTGATTCTCCAGCATTTAACAATGTAA
- a CDS encoding glycosyltransferase: protein MKVAFFVAHFPVLSEPFILNQIVGTIERGHDVDIYSLDGFPQDLSKLHPAVEKYHLIERTIYAHSRPNNQLWRWVKGLSLLLLNFYKNPGVCLQLLNTSRYVSQAKSLKMLYRALPFLEKKSYDIIHCQFSTLGVFGVWFRQLGLIEGKLISTFRGSDISKFLPKWGEQVYQELFQETDFFLANCEFFKNKAVALGCDANKIHVHGSGIDCSKFFFKERVIPHDGIIRIATTGRLVEKKGIEYVIKAIAQVAKYHPHLEYNIIGDGELKEDLQKLIAELNLQQIVKLLGWKQQKEIVEILNQCHIFVAPSVTGKDGNQDAPVNTLKEAMAMGLPVISTLHGGIPELVADGVSGFLVPERDANAIASKLSYLIEHPELWVKMGKAGRARVEEKYDMDKLNDELVAIYQQLLQGELTTENLIEKSLITSQY from the coding sequence ATGAAAGTTGCCTTTTTTGTAGCACATTTCCCGGTGCTATCTGAGCCGTTTATTTTAAATCAAATTGTTGGCACAATAGAACGGGGACATGATGTTGATATTTATTCTCTGGATGGTTTTCCTCAAGATTTATCAAAATTACACCCAGCAGTTGAAAAATATCATCTCATTGAACGGACAATTTACGCTCACTCTCGCCCAAATAATCAGTTATGGCGCTGGGTAAAAGGTTTAAGTTTACTGTTGCTCAACTTTTACAAAAATCCTGGTGTTTGTCTCCAGTTACTTAATACTTCTCGCTATGTTAGCCAAGCCAAATCATTAAAAATGCTCTATCGAGCGTTACCATTTTTAGAAAAGAAATCTTACGACATCATTCACTGTCAATTTAGCACCTTAGGCGTATTTGGTGTGTGGTTTCGCCAGCTAGGTTTAATTGAAGGTAAATTAATTTCCACCTTTCGCGGTTCAGATATTAGCAAGTTTCTCCCTAAATGGGGGGAACAGGTTTATCAGGAATTATTTCAAGAAACAGATTTCTTTTTAGCTAACTGTGAATTTTTCAAAAATAAAGCAGTTGCTTTGGGTTGTGATGCTAATAAAATTCATGTCCACGGTTCAGGAATTGATTGTAGTAAATTCTTTTTTAAAGAACGTGTAATTCCCCACGATGGAATTATCCGCATTGCTACTACTGGACGTTTAGTAGAGAAAAAAGGCATTGAATATGTAATTAAAGCTATCGCTCAAGTAGCTAAATATCACCCTCATCTTGAATATAATATTATTGGGGATGGGGAATTAAAAGAAGATTTACAAAAACTAATTGCTGAATTAAATTTGCAGCAGATTGTCAAATTATTAGGCTGGAAACAGCAAAAAGAAATTGTCGAAATTCTCAATCAATGCCATATTTTTGTAGCGCCTAGCGTCACGGGTAAAGATGGGAATCAAGATGCGCCAGTGAATACGTTAAAAGAAGCGATGGCGATGGGTTTACCTGTGATTAGTACGCTACATGGCGGGATTCCAGAGTTAGTTGCAGATGGGGTTTCGGGGTTTTTGGTTCCCGAACGAGATGCAAATGCGATCGCCTCTAAATTATCCTACTTAATTGAGCATCCAGAATTGTGGGTAAAAATGGGTAAAGCTGGACGTGCGCGTGTAGAAGAAAAATACGACATGGATAAGCTAAATGATGAATTAGTCGCCATTTATCAACAGCTTTTACAAGGTGAATTAACCACAGAAAATCTGATAGAGAAGTCATTAATTACATCTCAATATTAA
- a CDS encoding ABC transporter ATP-binding protein, whose protein sequence is MGQRAKEKELTGVIPGILRILDKFSPYIHQQKLLIAGSFLVLLIETGLRLLEPWPLKYVFDYILIPAHNNSANFTETYTSSPALLLTFSVIAIVVIAGVGSIAAYLSTYGMSLAVVRVLSQVRGDIFHHLQNLSLSFHQKSKSGDLIARVTADIEKMRTVTVKTALPLFTNTVSLVGMLGIMFWLNWELALVVMTIFPLLMLLSRNMISRIRKFAKKHRDSEGVLAATTGETMGAIKVVQVLSLQEKLHGIFSAQNQKSLDEAIESLRLSAALERAVQILMAIVVAVVLWRGSHVVLHKELSPGELLVFMTYLRNAFEPLRKLSNQIGQIAKATASGERVVEILDYEPHVQDLPKAKPAHPFFGAVRFENVFFGYDTGKNILKDINLIVQPGQQIAIVGASGGGKSTLLSLILRLYDPEIGRILIDGQDIREYTLNSLRQQVSVVLQDSVLFAVTVRENIAYGKLGATDIEVEQAAKLANAHEFIMKLPQGYDTILGDRGGTLSGGQRQRIAIARAAIRQAPIVILDEPTTGLDKKSEYIVNAALAKLTAGCTTFIISHNLKAVENADMILYIEDGSILEQGTHAELLRLGGFYSTLYRMQSIVDPNNTVSSL, encoded by the coding sequence ATGGGTCAACGTGCCAAAGAGAAAGAATTAACAGGAGTTATCCCCGGCATCTTGCGGATATTAGATAAATTCTCACCTTATATTCATCAACAAAAACTTTTAATCGCTGGTTCTTTTCTAGTCCTCTTAATTGAAACAGGCTTACGCTTACTTGAGCCTTGGCCTTTAAAATATGTTTTTGATTATATTTTGATACCTGCTCACAATAACTCAGCAAATTTTACTGAAACTTATACATCTAGTCCAGCTTTATTATTAACTTTTTCCGTAATAGCGATTGTCGTAATTGCGGGAGTGGGTAGCATAGCTGCATACCTCAGCACCTATGGCATGTCTTTAGCTGTAGTGCGGGTGTTGTCGCAGGTAAGGGGTGATATTTTTCATCATTTACAAAATCTTTCTCTATCCTTTCACCAAAAATCTAAAAGCGGCGATTTAATCGCCCGTGTGACTGCTGATATTGAAAAGATGCGGACTGTTACGGTAAAAACAGCTTTGCCTTTATTTACCAATACAGTCTCTCTGGTGGGGATGTTGGGAATTATGTTTTGGCTAAATTGGGAATTGGCATTAGTAGTTATGACAATTTTCCCATTATTAATGTTGTTAAGCCGCAACATGATTAGCCGGATTCGTAAATTTGCTAAAAAACATCGTGATTCTGAAGGTGTTTTAGCCGCAACCACAGGGGAAACTATGGGTGCAATAAAAGTTGTGCAAGTTCTATCTCTACAAGAAAAATTGCATGGCATTTTTTCAGCCCAAAACCAAAAGAGTTTAGATGAAGCGATTGAATCTTTAAGACTGTCAGCCGCATTAGAAAGGGCTGTACAAATTTTGATGGCGATTGTGGTGGCTGTGGTGTTGTGGCGGGGTTCTCATGTGGTGTTACACAAGGAACTTAGCCCAGGGGAATTGTTAGTATTTATGACTTATTTAAGAAATGCTTTTGAACCGTTGCGAAAACTTTCTAACCAAATCGGACAAATAGCCAAAGCGACAGCTTCCGGGGAAAGAGTGGTAGAAATTTTGGACTATGAACCCCATGTTCAAGATTTACCCAAAGCGAAGCCAGCCCATCCTTTCTTTGGTGCAGTTAGGTTTGAAAATGTGTTCTTTGGCTACGACACAGGAAAAAATATTTTAAAAGATATTAATTTGATTGTGCAACCGGGACAGCAAATCGCTATAGTTGGGGCTTCTGGTGGTGGTAAATCAACGCTGCTGAGTTTAATATTACGGCTTTATGATCCAGAAATTGGGCGGATTTTAATTGATGGGCAAGATATCCGCGAATATACTCTAAATTCTCTGCGGCAGCAAGTTAGCGTGGTGTTGCAAGATAGTGTGTTATTTGCAGTTACTGTTAGAGAAAATATTGCCTACGGTAAATTAGGGGCTACGGATATAGAAGTAGAACAAGCCGCCAAGTTAGCCAATGCCCATGAATTTATTATGAAATTGCCCCAAGGCTACGATACAATTTTGGGCGATCGCGGTGGTACACTATCAGGAGGACAAAGACAAAGAATTGCGATCGCACGTGCTGCTATTCGTCAAGCACCAATAGTAATTCTAGATGAACCCACTACAGGTTTAGATAAAAAAAGCGAATATATCGTCAACGCTGCACTGGCGAAATTAACTGCAGGATGCACAACTTTTATTATTTCCCATAACCTCAAAGCCGTAGAGAACGCAGATATGATTCTCTATATCGAAGATGGCAGCATTTTAGAACAAGGTACCCACGCAGAACTCTTGAGGTTAGGTGGTTTTTACTCCACTTTATATAGAATGCAAAGCATTGTAGATCCAAATAATACGGTGTCATCCCTATAA
- the eboC gene encoding UbiA-like protein EboC (EboC, a homolog the polyprenyltransferase UbiA, belongs to system of proteins involved in the trafficking of precursor metabolites to an extracytoplasmic compartment so that the biosynthesis of certain natural products, such as scytonemin, can be completed.), with product MGEEENEGDEEEEGAEEAGVQGRIAITHYSLLITHYSLPITHYQLPNDKHQIIKDSQVNIVASLNLPKWRGYLELMRPANIVTAWADILVGFAACGSGVIFTQLINGQATADGLIPLAWLLLATTGLYGGGIVFNDVFDAELDQQERPSRAIPSGRVSRENAALLGMILFAIAIFAAAQVSLLSVTIAIFITFAALLYDSVGKHHPFFGPLNMGVCRGSNLLLGVSALPAMVGERWYLALIPVLYIAAITAISQGEVHGGKRITGIVALILIAIVLTAVLSLGFFAEYTVIAALPFAALLAVRVLPNFIQAAREPVPEKIRNAVKVGVLSLIILDATIAAGFTGLTYGLLVLILLPISMSFAKMFAVT from the coding sequence TTGGGAGAAGAGGAAAATGAGGGGGATGAGGAAGAAGAGGGAGCAGAGGAAGCAGGGGTGCAGGGGAGAATAGCCATTACTCATTACTCATTACTCATTACTCATTACTCGTTACCAATTACCCATTACCAATTACCTAATGACAAACACCAAATAATTAAGGACTCACAAGTGAATATTGTTGCAAGTTTAAATTTACCCAAGTGGCGCGGGTATTTAGAGTTGATGCGCCCGGCGAATATTGTGACTGCTTGGGCTGATATTTTAGTTGGTTTTGCGGCCTGTGGTTCTGGGGTAATTTTTACTCAATTAATTAATGGACAAGCAACGGCTGATGGTTTAATTCCCTTAGCTTGGTTGTTGCTGGCTACAACGGGATTATATGGCGGTGGTATCGTTTTTAACGATGTTTTTGATGCCGAATTAGATCAGCAAGAACGCCCATCAAGAGCGATTCCTAGCGGACGTGTGTCTCGCGAGAATGCGGCTTTATTGGGGATGATATTATTTGCGATCGCAATTTTTGCGGCTGCTCAAGTATCTTTGTTGAGTGTCACCATTGCTATATTCATTACTTTCGCAGCGCTATTGTATGACTCTGTAGGGAAGCATCATCCCTTTTTTGGCCCTTTAAATATGGGTGTGTGCCGTGGTAGTAACTTGTTATTGGGTGTCAGTGCTTTACCTGCTATGGTTGGGGAACGCTGGTATTTAGCGCTCATTCCTGTACTTTACATTGCCGCTATCACCGCAATTAGTCAAGGCGAAGTTCACGGTGGTAAAAGAATTACGGGAATAGTAGCGTTAATTTTAATTGCAATAGTATTGACAGCAGTTTTAAGTTTAGGCTTTTTCGCAGAATATACAGTAATTGCAGCGTTACCATTCGCAGCTTTATTAGCGGTGCGAGTATTACCTAATTTTATCCAAGCTGCGCGTGAGCCAGTACCAGAAAAAATCCGCAATGCGGTGAAAGTTGGTGTGTTGTCTTTAATTATTTTAGATGCAACCATTGCAGCTGGTTTTACTGGTTTAACTTACGGTTTATTAGTATTAATTTTGCTACCAATTTCTATGTCATTCGCCAAAATGTTTGCTGTTACTTGA